CCAGCGAGGTAGACGTCGCCGCTCACCGGGTCAACGTCCAGGCCTGAAGCGGCGGCCGCCGGGGCACGCCGGGCGGGCTGCCAGTTGTCCCCGTCATCCGACACGATCAACCCTTCACCGGTGACCAGGGCGTAGAGGCGGGGCACCCGGCCAGGCCCCACGGCCAGCGCTGTCGCATTCGCCGTGTCCGGGGACATCACCTCCCAGTTGCGGCCGTCCCGCGTCCGGTACAGGCCGAGCCCGGCGATGTTCGCGTACCACACCTTCGGCTCGTCCGGACTGACCGCGAAGCCGTGAAGGTCCGTGCTGGCGAGGTTCCCGAACGTTGCCGGCTGCCAACTGCCCCCGCCGTCCCGGCTGGTCTTCAGCACGCCGTGCCCGGCCAGGACCAGCACCGGTGACGCCGGGGAAGCGGTCAGGCTCATGGCGTCCCCGGCGCCGTCGGGTGGGCTCCAGGTGCGGCCGCCGTCCATGCTGACCGAGACTCCGGCATGCTGGCCGTAGAGCAGCCGCCCGCCCCGCCAGACCTGCAGGGCATGAAAGTCGCCGCCAACGCGGCCCACCGCGGCCCGGTTCCGCGTCTGCCACCCCATGACGCCGACCATCAGGACCGCCGCCAGGACAGCCCCGCCCAGCAGGCGGCGGAGGCGGAAAGCTCCTCCTCGTCGCGTGGTCACGTCCCTTCCTCTCCCCTGAAGGCCTTCATCTCGTCATTCCACCGGCCAGGCTCGGACGCCGCCACTGCGCCTGTGCAGGCCGGTCAGGGCCGGGGGGCCATCACGTAGGCCATGCCCCCCGCGTGACCCAGCCACAGCCGCTCGAACACTGCCCGCGGATAGGTGCGTTTCACGCCCGCGTCGCTCTTCGCGGCCGGGTCGTTCACCACCGGGTTGCCCTGCGCGTCGAACCCGGTGAGGACCAGCAGGTGCCCGTTCGACCAGGTGAGGGGGGCGCCGGGCAGCTCGCCCGCCTGGAAGCGCACACTCAGGGCGAGCGGC
This DNA window, taken from Deinococcus carri, encodes the following:
- a CDS encoding exo-alpha-sialidase yields the protein MTTRRGGAFRLRRLLGGAVLAAVLMVGVMGWQTRNRAAVGRVGGDFHALQVWRGGRLLYGQHAGVSVSMDGGRTWSPPDGAGDAMSLTASPASPVLVLAGHGVLKTSRDGGGSWQPATFGNLASTDLHGFAVSPDEPKVWYANIAGLGLYRTRDGRNWEVMSPDTANATALAVGPGRVPRLYALVTGEGLIVSDDGDNWQPARRAPAAAASGLDVDPVSGDVYLAGPGGVWRSRDRGRSWAHLGLQKGARLVAADPADEARLYAVSEDGRVYRSWDGGRAWHWAGQGN